The segment CTTCCCGTCAATAAACCAATACTCACCCCTTGCGCAACTCGGGTAGACATACGTCCCGCTAAGTCCATTGATAGCATATCCATCCCCAAATCAGTGATCACTTCAGATGCACCTGCAAATGCCATATTAGCCAATACCAGCTTAAGAAGCTTAATCCGAGACCAGTAACCTAATTCAACACCATAAACTCGCGAAACTTGTTCAATTAAGCGTAAATTACGCCATGCCACCAGCAACATATCAGCCACTGCTAATGGGCTTAATGCAACCATTACTGCGGCATCAGTTGAGTATTTCGCTACTAGCTTTCGGGCTAATTTATCTTGCTGACTGACCACTAAGCGATCATATAGCTCAAGTACTTCGCGATCATTGTGCGTAGCATCTAACGAATTCATCCAGCGATCATAGCCATAGTTATCACTACTAATCTGACTATGCTGCGCTAGTTTTGTACAGAAGGCTTTGCCGTTACCTATGCCATCACCATCAAGCAAGAGTTGAGCTTCATCACGCTCTGTTTGACGTGATTTTAACCGCCGTAATTTCAAAAGCTCTCGACCTAATGCACCAATACCAGTCACGGCAATACCGGCAACCAATGCACTCCAACCAAGCGATAACCAATCTGCTGTTTGATAAGCTGTCACAACGTGGTTGACCGTCTGCCACCCCACCATTGCTGCGCCTGCAACTACTAATCCTTTCAAAAAGCCATAACGACGCTTAGGTTTCGCTGCTAATACTTGCTTGAGATCTTTTTCAATTTCAGTTTCTTGTTGCTCTATTGCTTCAGGTAAAAAGTCGGCTTGTTGAGCAAACTCCAATTTCGACGCAATATTGAGTTGTTCTTGGTTAACTGTTGGATCATCAAAAACAATTTTACTTTTTAACGGTTCACTCATTGCAGTTTATCTCCCAACAAATACTCAAGCGCTTTATCCATTCGGATATGCGGCAAAGGCTCGTCACTTTGCTGTTGCAACGGACGGAAATTAATAAAATCAAAGCTCTGCTGTTGCCAAAAATCAACGTTTGGTAACCGTTTTGGCACTTCTCCAGGAAAAAGAGTTTGTGCATTCCCTGACAAATCGACACCCCTTAACGCTGGAACTTGCTGCCCTTTGTGATTAACAAAGCCAGGCTCAGTCGCTTGAATCGATGCCAAGCTAACACAATCCATTTTAATCCCTTCAAAGGAAGCGGTTTGCCATGCTTCATTTACTAGCTGCTGTAATAATCCGACTAAATTCGGGTGCTGCTCGGGCGTAATATGATCGGCTTTGGTTGCAGCGAAGAGTACTTTATCAATACGCGGTGAAAATAGACGGCGTAGTAACGAGCTACGCCCATATTTAAAACTTTGCATCAACTGATCTAATGCTTGACGCATATCATTAAACGATTCAGGTCCTGCATTAAGAGGCTGTAAGCAATCAACTAATATGATTTGGCGATCAAACTTAGAGAAGTGATCGTTATAGAACGCTTTAACCACATGCTGTTGATAATACTTATAGCGATTTCTAAGCATCCCTACATTGGTGCTTTCATCCGCATCTATCAGCTGTTTTTCTGTGTACTTTTTATTCCACAATAGTGGGAAAAATTGTAAAACAGGTGCACCAGCTAATTCACCGGGCAGAACAAAGCGTCCTGGTTGAACCCAATGTAATCCCCCTTCAGCTTTACATTGATGCAAATACTCGGTGAACGCCTTCGATATTTCTTCAATCTGCTTTTCATCTGCGGGTGCAAAAGGATCAAACATCTCGGTTTTAGCAAGCCAATTCTGTGCTAACTCAAGGCGTTTACCTTTTAATACTTGGCTTTGTTGTGCCGACCACTGAGTAAAATCTAAATCAAGTAACGGTAAATCTAATAACCACTCACCGGGATAATCAATAATATCCAAATACAAAGTGGCGGTATCTTGAAATAATTTCATTGCTCCTTTCTGAGGCTTATAGCGAAGAGCTAAACGCGTTTGGCTCACATCTCTCGTTGGCTCAGGCCATTCAGGAGGCGTCGACAAAATTGATTGCATTCCTTCATCATAGCCAAATTTAGGCACATGCAGATCTAACTGAGGAACACGCTTTGCACCTAATAAATGACCATCACGCATCGCACTAAACATAGGTAGGCGAGCATTCGTACTTACATGCAGTAATTGATTAATAAGAGAAGTAATAAAAGCCGTTTTACCC is part of the Photobacterium angustum genome and harbors:
- a CDS encoding YcjF family protein — encoded protein: MSEPLKSKIVFDDPTVNQEQLNIASKLEFAQQADFLPEAIEQQETEIEKDLKQVLAAKPKRRYGFLKGLVVAGAAMVGWQTVNHVVTAYQTADWLSLGWSALVAGIAVTGIGALGRELLKLRRLKSRQTERDEAQLLLDGDGIGNGKAFCTKLAQHSQISSDNYGYDRWMNSLDATHNDREVLELYDRLVVSQQDKLARKLVAKYSTDAAVMVALSPLAVADMLLVAWRNLRLIEQVSRVYGVELGYWSRIKLLKLVLANMAFAGASEVITDLGMDMLSMDLAGRMSTRVAQGVSIGLLTGRLGLKAISLVRPLPWLPGEQPKLAEIRSDLFKQLGTKEKD
- a CDS encoding YcjX family protein, with translation MNRISNELNKLVNRSLDRHVRLAVTGLSRAGKTAFITSLINQLLHVSTNARLPMFSAMRDGHLLGAKRVPQLDLHVPKFGYDEGMQSILSTPPEWPEPTRDVSQTRLALRYKPQKGAMKLFQDTATLYLDIIDYPGEWLLDLPLLDLDFTQWSAQQSQVLKGKRLELAQNWLAKTEMFDPFAPADEKQIEEISKAFTEYLHQCKAEGGLHWVQPGRFVLPGELAGAPVLQFFPLLWNKKYTEKQLIDADESTNVGMLRNRYKYYQQHVVKAFYNDHFSKFDRQIILVDCLQPLNAGPESFNDMRQALDQLMQSFKYGRSSLLRRLFSPRIDKVLFAATKADHITPEQHPNLVGLLQQLVNEAWQTASFEGIKMDCVSLASIQATEPGFVNHKGQQVPALRGVDLSGNAQTLFPGEVPKRLPNVDFWQQQSFDFINFRPLQQQSDEPLPHIRMDKALEYLLGDKLQ